The Halovivax ruber XH-70 genome includes the window GACGATGACGGCCGACGCGTCCGTGACGCCGGCCTCGCGAAAGACGTCGGGTTCCCGTGTATCGCCGACCACGTCGACCGCCGGGCCCGCTTCCCTGTCGATCACCGTCACGGCCGCTGCCGTCTCCTCGAGTTCAGAAGCGGCGGCTGCCCCGGCGTCGCCGTAGCCGGCGACGAGGACGCGACGGCCAGCGAGTGAACGGATGGTAGACGTCGCCTCCTCGCGCAACGCGGCGATCCGGTCCGGCGCCCCGGCGACCAGCAATCGGACGTCCTCGTCGAGTTCGACGGACGGCGGGATCGAGCTCTCGAAGCTCCCGCCGATCCACGCGCCGACGACGTCGACGGCGAAGCGGTCGTCGAGTTCGACCTCGCCGGCGCGGCGGTTACAGAGGTCACTGCCGGGATCGATCGAGAGTTCGATCAGTTCGAGGTCGTCTCCGAGTTCGACGCTATCCTCGACGACCGTCGTCACGCTGGTCGGCACGTGATGCGCGAGGCTCTCGCCGAGTAACTGGCGCGGTGAGAGGACGGCGTCCGCGCCGGCGATCCGATGGTAGTCGGTCACGCTGGCGTCCTCGACGAGGGTGACGACCTCGATGTCGGAAACGGCTTCCCGCGCAGTGAGGACGATACTGGCGCTCGTATCGTCCGGCGCGTCGGAAACGAGGGCCGCCGCTCGCTCGATGCCAGCGTCGCGCAGGACGTCGATCGACTCCGGATCCCCGTGGACGACCGTCCGTCCGGCGGCGTGTAAGTCGCGTGCACGGGCTTCGTCCGATTCGACGACGACGGCGTCGCGTCCGCGCGAATCGAGTTCGTCCAGGAACGCCTCGCCGCGCGAGGAGTACGTACAGAGGATCACGTGGTCGTCGGCGTCGGGCGCGGCCGTCGGGAGGCTCTCCTCGAGTGCGCGTTGCAACCACGGGACCGCGAAGACATCCACCGCCGTGAGGATGAGTCCGATTCCAGTCAGTTGCATGGTGATCACGAGGACGTTCATCTGTGGCGTGTCCCAGCCCGCGTCCTGGCCGTAGCCAGTGGTCGTGAACGACTGAAAGACTACCTCGAGTGCCTGATACCACGGACGTGGACGCCCCTCCCACGTCGCCATCCCGTATGCGTACAGGAGTGTGAAGAAGACCGTCGTCACGGCTACCAGCACGAGGTAGTAGGCGGTCCGACGGGATCGGAGCAGCGACATACGAACGAATGGGCACCCCACGGAGTTACCGATACCGGCTCTCCTGAGTACCCGTCTCGGAGCGAGCGGACCACGGTCGATCCGACGCGAACGGCGGCCGACGATCAGTGACTGTGGCCGAGCAGGGCGATCCCGTACATCACGCCGAGGCCGGCGACGAAGACGACGAAGTAGCCGAGTCGATTGCGAACCTCGGCCTCGGCGTTGATCTCCGGGATCAGGTCCGAGCTCGCGATGTAGATGAAGTTCCCCGCGGCGAACGTGAGGAGTGCGACCGGTGGTTCGCCGACGATGTCGGAAAGCGCGTAGCCGACGAGGCCGCCGACGACGACCGTGAGCGCGGTCGCGAAGTTGATGGCGAGCGCGCGCACCTTCTCGAACCCGCCGTAGACGAGGATGCCGAAGTCACCGATCTCCTGGGGGATCTCGTGTAGCGCGATGGCGAACGCGGTGACGAACCCGACTTCCACGTCGATGAGGAACGCGCCGGCGATGACGAGCCCGTCGATGAAGTTGTGCAGCGAGTCGGAGACCAACACGAGGTAGGTCACCGGTTCGTGTTCGTGGTCGGTGCCGTGGTGGTGGTGCCAGTGGATGAATTGCTCTAACACGTAGAAGAACGCGAACCCGACGACGAGCGCGACGAACAGGCCTCGCGTGTGGAGCGAGCCGTGCGAGCGGATCGCCCGCGGGAGCAGGTGGAAGAAGGCGCCCCCGAGCAGCGCGCCAGCGGCGAACGCGACGAGCCACAGGAGCAGGCGCTCGACGAGGTGGTCTGCCAGGAAGAGCGTGAAGACGCCGATCCAGGCGAACAGGCTGATAAGCAGCGTCGTGAGGAGTATCCAGCCGAGCGGACCCATATCGATACCGGGGCTTGCGAGCGGACCGCCATAGCTTCTGCGTGTTCGGTCGAGCCACGAAGCCGGGCGGTGGGCAGGGAGGTCGTCGCGATGGCGGACGGAACGACGGTCACGACCGTGGTCGAGCCAGACCGTGTCGCCGACGGCGTCCCCTACACGTATGTCACTCGCGGCCCAACCGTCTCGTATGTACGACCGAGTGCTCGTCCCCGTCGACGATCGCGAACCGTCGTCAGTCGCCCTCACGTACGCGATCGAGGTCGCGGCCGCACACGACGCGACGGCCCACCTGCTGTACGTCGCGGACACGAACAAGCCGAGTCAGGTACAGTATCAGGGCGCCGTTCTCGACATCCTCGAGCAGGAAGGCGAAGAGGTGCTCGCAGACGCCAGCGAGCGGGCGACGAATGCAGGGGTTACCGTCGACGACGAACTCGTGCAGGGCGATCCGCACCACGAGATCGTCGCCGCGTCCGAAGGCGCCGACCTCGTGGTGATGGGGACCCACGGCCGGAGCGGGATCGACGGCTACCTCCTGGGAAGCGTCACGGAACACGTCGTCAGAAAGACCGAGACGCCCGTGGTGACGGTTCGCGAGGAGGCGACGTGGACGTACCCCCACGAGCGGGTGCTCGTCCCGTTCGACGGCAGTCCCCACGCCCGCGACGCGCTCGAGCTGGCGACGACCGTCGCCGCGGACACCGGAGCGACGCTGCATCTGCTCGGCGTCGTCGACGAACCAACCTTCGGCGCCTTCGGCTCGTCGACGGGAGACGAAGACGCCCGTGAACTCCTCGACGCCGCAATGGCCGACATCGACGACGTCCCAGTCGAGACAGTCGTCGAAAGCGGCGCCGTTCTGGAGACGATTCGGGCGGTCGCGACGGACGCGGGGGCCGACCTGATCGTCATGGGCACCCACGGCCGCCAGGGCGTGAACGAGCGGCTCCTCGGCTCGACGACCGACCGCGTGCTCCGGAGTGCCCCGGTTCCCGTGCTGACGATCGGGTCCCAGACTGAGGACTGAGTCCGTCGAACGAGACGTCACCGCGCTCCCCGGCCCCCAGTTCGATCCTTCTCAATTCTACCCGAATTCATCGGCGATCCGAACGGTACACACAACCCTATCCCGCTCGGTGTCGTCTCGTTCAGCATGGCAGACACGAAGCGCGGTCGAGACAAGCAAGCGCAAGACGAGGAAGAACGCCAGCGCGAGCGGGCGCTCGAGCAGGAACTCGAACGCGGCGACGAGGCCGAGCCGGCGGCCGATAGCGAGCAGGGAGCAGTGGCCCTCGAAACCGCGGATCCGCCGACGTGTCACCGCCGAGACTGCAACGAGCCGGCGGCGTTTCGCGTGCTCGAGCGATACGAGGAGGAAACCGGCCACGGCACCGTCGCGGCGGTGGCGGCGCTGTGTCACGATCACACCGCCGAAGAAGGGCCGGCGAACCTCGACGACGCCACCCCCGACTACGTCTTTCGTATCGATCCGATCACGCCGCCGGACGCTGCGGACGGCGAGTGAGAAACCGTGCTGACTGCGAGTGGCCCTTCTGACGAGAAATGCGAGGGGTCGGACCGCGAGTGAGACCGCCGCTCGCGACGAGTGTGACGACAGCACCCACGCCGGGTCGGCCGGATCTGGTTTTCGACCGGACGGGCAACTCGTGAGCAGCCGAGCGGCACGTTGGCATAGCCGCGCGGATGCCGACACACCGAAATGTATCGACTCGAAACTCTCGAGAGATGACCGTCGGAGTCGTCGGCGCGGGGATGTCCGGACTGGCGCTCGTGCGAGCGGTAGCACAGCGCGGCGAGGAGGTAATCGCGTTCGAGGCCCGGGACGAGCCGGGGGGCGTCGTCCAGAGTCGCGAGGTTGACGGCCGGATCGTCGAGCTCGGCCCGCAACGGCTGCGCCTGACGCCGGGCCTCGAGTCGATGATCGACGACTACGACCTGCGCGAGAGCCTCCGGTACGGCGCCGACGACCAGCCGATCTACGTCTACCACGACGGCGACCTGAAGGTCGCGCCGCTGTCGGTCCGCGAGGCGATCACGACCGATCTCATCAGCCCGCTGGGCAAGCTCCGGATGCTACTCGAACCGCTGTTCGGCCCGCCCAAACCCGGCGAGACCGTCGACGAGTTCCTCGTCCGGAAGTTCGGGACGCAGGCGGCTCGGCGGTACGCCGGCCCGCTGTACAGCGGCCTCTACGGCACCGACCCGCGCGACATGCTGATGGAATACTCGCTCGGGCGCGTGCTCGAAAAACGCGGCGTCGAGCGCAGCATCCTCCTGAAAGTACTCGAATCGGTTCGATCCGACCGCGAGACGCCCCCGATCGTCTCCTTCGACGACGGGATCGGCGAACTCGTGGACGCTCTGTACGAGGCCCACGCCGATTCGATCCACCTGGGGACGCCGGTCGAGGCGATCCGGCCGGTCGACGACACGAACGGCTCCGACGCCGCCGGCTACGAACTCGAGACGGCCGACGGAATCGAGCGCGTCGACGATGTCGTCGTGACGACGCCGGCGCCGATCGCGGCCGAACTGCTCGAACCGGTCGACACCGACCTCGCTACGGCCCTCGATCGGTTCAACTACAACCCGATCGGGCTGGTCTTTCTCGACGCCGACTTCGGGGGCCGGGGCCTCGGCACGCTCGTCCCGCCGGACGCCGACGACGTCTCGATCAGCGGACTGACCTGGAACGCCAGCATCCTCGATCGCGACCGCCTCTACACCGCCTACCTCGATCCGCTGTCGTACCCGCCGCTGCTGGAGGCGACCGAGGGCGAGCTCGGCCAGGTCGCGGCGCGGGAGTTCGAGCGCATCACCGGCGCATCGGCGGAGCCGATCCACGTCCACCGCTGGGAACCGGGCATGCCCGCCTACGACCGCACCTGGACCGCGATGGACGACCTCGAACCCCCAGCAGGGATCCACCTCTGCGCCAGCTACGTGGGTCGACCCGGGATCCCCGGCCGGATCCGCAACGCCGAGGCGCTCGCCAAGCAACTCGTCGGCGGCACAAGCGAGTAACGGACCGGCCTCCGGGTCCGAAGTGGCTAAACCGCTCCGGCGGCAAGCGTCGAGCATGGAAACCGGGATCGTCCTGCTCAACTTCGGCGAACCGGCGACGCCCGACCGCGAGACCGTGCTCGAGTACCTGACGCGGATCTTCTTCGACAACGCGGATCTCGAGGCGGCCGACTCGGAGGAAGCAGCCAGGGAGCGCTCGCGTGAACTCGCGGAGCGACGCCTCCCGAGCATCATGGAGGAGTACGAGGAGATCGGCGGCTCGCCGCTCCAGGACCAGGCGGTCGCTCAGGCCGACGCGCTGGCCGAGCGCCTCGACTCGCGCGGCCACGACGTGACCGTCCGCCACGCGATGCAGTTCACCGAACCGCTGATCCCCGAGGTCGCGGCCGACCTCGCCGCCGACGGCGTCGACGAGATCGTCGCCCTCCCCATCTACCCGCTGTGTGGCCCCTCGACGACCGTCTCCTCGATCGACGCGCTCGAATCGGCGATCGACGAGCTCGACGGCTACGACCCCGAGTTCGCCTCGGTCACGGGCTGGCACCGCGTTCCGGCGTACAACCGCCTGCGAGCGGACGGCATCGCCGCGTACGCCGAGGAGACCGGTGTCGACCTGCACGATCCCGACACTGCATTCGTCTTCTCGGCTCACGGCACGCCGACGAAGTACCTGGAGGCGGGCAGCCGCTACGACGAGTACGTCGAGGAACACGCGGCCACGATGGCCCGCCTGCTCGACCTCGAGGACTACCACATCGGCTACCAGAACCACGCCAACCGCGGCATCGAGTGGACCGACCCCGAGACGGAGGACGTGGTCGAAGAGTTGGGCGACGAGGCCGACCGCGTCGTCGTCGAGCCGATGAGCTTCATGCACGAACAGTCCGAGACCCTCGCCGAACTCGACGTCGACCTCGCGGAAGACGCTGCCGACGTCGGCCTCGATCTCTACCGGGTGCCGGTCCCGCACGACGACCCGCGCTTCGCCGACCTGCTGGCCGACCTGCTCGAACCCTTCTGTGCTGGCTTCGACCCGGCGTACTACCAGCTCCGCCAGTGTGAGTGTCGAGCCGAGCCGGGAACCTACTGTCTGAACGCCGGTGTGCGGCCGGAAACGCGATAGTCACCAGTCCTATTTCCACCGAGCGGCCCATCGCTGCGCCGTCCAAAATATTGCGAAACCAGCTTCGTCATCCACACTACCGCGAGACCGACTGCGCCGCCTCGAAGAAGGCCGCGACGTTCTCGACCGGGGTGTGCCGGTCGACGCCGTGGCCGAGGTTGAGGATGTGCCCCGCCTCGCCGGCGGCGTCGACGATCTCCAGGGTGCGCTCGCGGACGGCGTCGGGCTCGCCGTAGAGCAGCGCGGGATCGAGGTTGCCCTGGATCGGTCTGTCGCCCAGTTGCTCGCGAGCCGCGGCGACGTCGACCGTCCAGTCGAGGCCGACCACGTCGGCGCCGGTGTCGGCGAGTAAGTCGAGGTTACCCGAGAGGTTCCGGGCGAAGACGATCGTGGGCGCGTCGGTCGCCTCGACGATCTCGCGGTGTAACGGGAGGACGAAGCGCCGGTAGTCTGCGGGCGAGAGGAGGCCAGCGTAGGTGTCGAACAGCTGGATCGCGTCGGCACCCGACTCGACCTGGAATTCGACGTAATCGACTATCACGTCCGTGAACGCGCGCAGGAGGCGCTCGAATGCCTCGGGGTGCTCGGCGCGCAGTCGGCGCACGGCCATGAAGCTCCGCGAGGGCTCGCCCTGGCAGGTGTAGGCGGCGAGGGTGAACGGACCGCCCGTGAAGCCGAGCGTCGCGGCGTCCGACCCGAGTTCGGCGGCAAGTCGAGAGAGCAATTCTCCGACGTAGGGGAGGTGCTCGCGGACGTCCTCGACCGTCCGGTCCGTATCGGCCGGCGACTCGACCGGGTTCTCGACGACGGGGCCCACGCCCGACTCCAGATGGTACGAGAAGCCGAGCGGTTCGAGCACCGTCAGGATATCCGAGTACATGACGACGGCATCCGGTTCGAACCGTTCGTAGGGCTGGAGGCTGATCTCGGCCGCGAGGTCGGGCGTCGAGATGGCCTCGAGGAAGGAGTAATCCGCGCGCAGTTCGCGATACTCGGGAAGGTACCGCCCCGCCTGTCGCATCATCCAGACCGGCGGCCGCTCGGTTCGCTCCCCGCGGGCCGCCCGGAGAAACAGGTCTCTCATGGGCGGTGATTCGGGGGGAGCGGGCCTAACCCTTGTGACCCGCGACGGGTTCGATCTGAACGGTCGCCGCCCTTCGATTTCAATCGAGCACCGACTATCCGTTGCGACCGGTCACCGCCCGTCGACGGCGCCGGTTTCGAGATACCGGGAGGGGACGTGTACCTTGAGCGGGGCGGGGACGTACCGGACGAGCCTGACGGCGAGGTCGGCGAGCGACTTGCGAAGGAGGACGTAGACGGTCGAGACCGCGAGGAGACCGCCAACAGGGCCCCAGGCGATCGGGCCGGCGGGCTCGGCAGCCAGGCCGATCACGGCGACGCCGGCGACGCTCGCGAGCCCGAGGTCCTCCGGCGAGCCGTCGTAGCGGACCCAGCGCCTGGCCGTGAGCCAGCGGTCGTGGTAGTGGCTGTAGACCGCGCGGTCGCTGCCGGCCTGCCAGGGCCGGAGTTCGAGGCCGGCGCCGGCGACGTCGGTCGCGGCGTGGAGCGCGGCCGCAGTGAGCGCGATCGCGACGCCCACCGTCACGGCCGACGGGGCGACCAGCGCAGCGGCGGTCGCGGGAATCGCCGCGAGCCAGCCGTAGATGGGGTAGTGGAGGGTTCGTCGATGCCCGACGTAGAGGTCGAGATCCGGCAGGAGGCCACCGACGAGGCCCGCCAGGATTGCGACCGGCGCCAGCTCCGGCGCGCCAACAACGACGGGAAGAGCGAGGGCCATTCCCAGCAACGCGTGCGTCGTCGCCATCATTGTGTACCTGAAATAGGGAGGCTGACCCTATAGCCGTTTCGCGGCCCAAAAGACGGCGATTCGGTTTTGGCTCCAATGGCAAGGATTAGGGCGCACGCGCCCCGAGGTGTGGACAACGGACGTGCCCCTCCTCTCGTCGACCTCCCTCGTGACCGTCGGCCTCGCCCTCGTCGTGGGCGGGCTAGTGACGTCGCTCTGGCTCGGCGTCGACCGGCGCGAAGCGGACGTCGCCGTCAACGCGGCCGCCGCGCTCGCCGCGACCGCGAGCCCGCTCGTCGTGGAGTACGGCATCGCCAGTCTCGTCGACACCAGCGTCGACTTCGGACCGATCCTGCCGCTGTGTATCGCCGTGGCCGGCTTTCTTCATATGCTCGGCATGCACGGGTGGTACGACACGGTCTGGTGGTGGGATCACGTGACCCACACCGTCTCGGCGGCGCTGGTCGCCGCGCTCGTCTACGCGTGGGTGGTCGTCGCCGGCGCCGACGTGTTGCCGGGCCCGCTTGGCCGGTCCGTCGGGGCGGCGACGATCGGCCTCACCCTCGCTGCCGGCGTCGCCTGGGAGGTCCTCGAACACGCCGCCAGAGTCGCCAGCGACCGCGCCGGGATCGAACGCGTCCTCGAACACTACGGCCGATTCGACACGCCGCTCGACCTCCTCTTCGACGGGATTGGTGCAATCGCCATCGTCGCACTCGACGGCCGCATCTTCACGCCGCTGTTCGAACCGATTCCCGGCCTGTCGCGGACGCTACTTTCCTGGTTCGTCGTGGCCATCGGCGCGATCGCCGCCGCCTCGGCGGTGGTCGTCGTCGCCGGACGCGAGGGGTGACGTGCGGTCGGTGCGCTCGTGTATTTCTGATTGACCGCGACGGCCGGGGACGTGACCGCCGGGACAGTCGCCGACGTACTCTTCTGCAACCGGCCGTTCGAAATGTTCTTTTTGCTGTCGGGTGGATCGAAATTCGATGTCCTCACGGAGAGCCCTCCTGGCGGCTACCGGTACGGCCGCTTCCGTCGGAACAGCCGGCTGTATCGGTCTGATTCGCCGCGAGCTTGCCGGTTATACCCCGATCGACGGCCCCTGTGACGAGCCCGCTGGCGCGTGGCCGACCGCCGGTGGCGATCCCGGACGCACCGGTCGGACCGACACCGCTCCGCCGGCGCACGACGCCGCCGCTGTGGACCTGCTCGCCGGTGTCCGTGACGATAGTCAGCAACACTCCTCGTCCCTCCCCGTGGTCGGGGATGGAACGGTGTACGTCCCCGCGACCGGAGGACTCGTCGCGATCGACCTCGACGCGCCGCTGGACGGGCCGATCTGGAATCGCGACCTCGACGACGGCATCAATGCCGTCCCGGTGCTC containing:
- a CDS encoding potassium channel family protein, with the protein product MSLLRSRRTAYYLVLVAVTTVFFTLLYAYGMATWEGRPRPWYQALEVVFQSFTTTGYGQDAGWDTPQMNVLVITMQLTGIGLILTAVDVFAVPWLQRALEESLPTAAPDADDHVILCTYSSRGEAFLDELDSRGRDAVVVESDEARARDLHAAGRTVVHGDPESIDVLRDAGIERAAALVSDAPDDTSASIVLTAREAVSDIEVVTLVEDASVTDYHRIAGADAVLSPRQLLGESLAHHVPTSVTTVVEDSVELGDDLELIELSIDPGSDLCNRRAGEVELDDRFAVDVVGAWIGGSFESSIPPSVELDEDVRLLVAGAPDRIAALREEATSTIRSLAGRRVLVAGYGDAGAAAASELEETAAAVTVIDREAGPAVDVVGDTREPDVFREAGVTDASAVIVAVNDDTTAIFTTLIVAELNPEAEVLVRANDPESEPKLYRAGADYVQSLATVSGRMLASTVLDDETVLTFDTRIDLVRLPAGRLAGSTVVDADVRAETGCTVLAVVRDGETITSFDPASFVLEPDDELVLAGTDESVRRFEETFLDE
- the hemH gene encoding ferrochelatase, coding for METGIVLLNFGEPATPDRETVLEYLTRIFFDNADLEAADSEEAARERSRELAERRLPSIMEEYEEIGGSPLQDQAVAQADALAERLDSRGHDVTVRHAMQFTEPLIPEVAADLAADGVDEIVALPIYPLCGPSTTVSSIDALESAIDELDGYDPEFASVTGWHRVPAYNRLRADGIAAYAEETGVDLHDPDTAFVFSAHGTPTKYLEAGSRYDEYVEEHAATMARLLDLEDYHIGYQNHANRGIEWTDPETEDVVEELGDEADRVVVEPMSFMHEQSETLAELDVDLAEDAADVGLDLYRVPVPHDDPRFADLLADLLEPFCAGFDPAYYQLRQCECRAEPGTYCLNAGVRPETR
- a CDS encoding ZIP family metal transporter, whose amino-acid sequence is MGPLGWILLTTLLISLFAWIGVFTLFLADHLVERLLLWLVAFAAGALLGGAFFHLLPRAIRSHGSLHTRGLFVALVVGFAFFYVLEQFIHWHHHHGTDHEHEPVTYLVLVSDSLHNFIDGLVIAGAFLIDVEVGFVTAFAIALHEIPQEIGDFGILVYGGFEKVRALAINFATALTVVVGGLVGYALSDIVGEPPVALLTFAAGNFIYIASSDLIPEINAEAEVRNRLGYFVVFVAGLGVMYGIALLGHSH
- the hemG gene encoding protoporphyrinogen oxidase, with product MTVGVVGAGMSGLALVRAVAQRGEEVIAFEARDEPGGVVQSREVDGRIVELGPQRLRLTPGLESMIDDYDLRESLRYGADDQPIYVYHDGDLKVAPLSVREAITTDLISPLGKLRMLLEPLFGPPKPGETVDEFLVRKFGTQAARRYAGPLYSGLYGTDPRDMLMEYSLGRVLEKRGVERSILLKVLESVRSDRETPPIVSFDDGIGELVDALYEAHADSIHLGTPVEAIRPVDDTNGSDAAGYELETADGIERVDDVVVTTPAPIAAELLEPVDTDLATALDRFNYNPIGLVFLDADFGGRGLGTLVPPDADDVSISGLTWNASILDRDRLYTAYLDPLSYPPLLEATEGELGQVAAREFERITGASAEPIHVHRWEPGMPAYDRTWTAMDDLEPPAGIHLCASYVGRPGIPGRIRNAEALAKQLVGGTSE
- the hemE gene encoding uroporphyrinogen decarboxylase, whose translation is MRDLFLRAARGERTERPPVWMMRQAGRYLPEYRELRADYSFLEAISTPDLAAEISLQPYERFEPDAVVMYSDILTVLEPLGFSYHLESGVGPVVENPVESPADTDRTVEDVREHLPYVGELLSRLAAELGSDAATLGFTGGPFTLAAYTCQGEPSRSFMAVRRLRAEHPEAFERLLRAFTDVIVDYVEFQVESGADAIQLFDTYAGLLSPADYRRFVLPLHREIVEATDAPTIVFARNLSGNLDLLADTGADVVGLDWTVDVAAAREQLGDRPIQGNLDPALLYGEPDAVRERTLEIVDAAGEAGHILNLGHGVDRHTPVENVAAFFEAAQSVSR
- a CDS encoding universal stress protein, which produces MYDRVLVPVDDREPSSVALTYAIEVAAAHDATAHLLYVADTNKPSQVQYQGAVLDILEQEGEEVLADASERATNAGVTVDDELVQGDPHHEIVAASEGADLVVMGTHGRSGIDGYLLGSVTEHVVRKTETPVVTVREEATWTYPHERVLVPFDGSPHARDALELATTVAADTGATLHLLGVVDEPTFGAFGSSTGDEDARELLDAAMADIDDVPVETVVESGAVLETIRAVATDAGADLIVMGTHGRQGVNERLLGSTTDRVLRSAPVPVLTIGSQTED